The following are from one region of the Mangifera indica cultivar Alphonso chromosome 14, CATAS_Mindica_2.1, whole genome shotgun sequence genome:
- the LOC123197019 gene encoding LOW QUALITY PROTEIN: cinnamoyl-CoA reductase-like SNL6 (The sequence of the model RefSeq protein was modified relative to this genomic sequence to represent the inferred CDS: inserted 1 base in 1 codon) has product MGFLQTQESKRMEIEELRRILVACASVNRRKDDEELRGLRVRMDDDERRRDMVVCVTSGVSFLGLAIVNRLLLRGYSVRIIVDNQEDIEKLREMKSSGEMETYNNNLEVVTAKLNEVEDMVEAFEGCRGIFHTSAFVDPVGLSGYSKCMAELEVKATESVLKACARTSSVRKCVLTSSLLACIWREDLSQVVNQDCWSNESLCINKKLWYALGKLRSEKTAWQIAEEGXLKLATICPGLITGPEFFQRNPTATIAYLKGGQEMYAKGLLATVDIMRLAEAHVCVYEAMNKTGFGRYICFDKVIKREEEAEKLESQVGMPKNKLTGNTNIISMPFELSNKKLVTLMSRTLRPCYNQF; this is encoded by the exons ATGGGGTTTCTGCAGACCCAAGAGAGCAAGAGGATGGAGATTGAGGAACTCCGCCGCATATTGGTGGCATGCGCCAGCGTTAACAGAAGGAAAGACGATGAAGAGCTCAGAGGGTTGCGTGTCAGAATGGATGATGATGAGCGCCGCCGTGATATGGTGGTTTGTGTGACCAGTGGCGTTTCGTTCTTGGGTTTGGCGATTGTGAACCGGCTGCTGCTTCGTGGATACTCTGTTCGAATCATTGTTGATAATCAAG AAGATATAGAGAAATTGAGAGAGATGAAAAGTTCTGGGGAGATGGAGACGTATAACAATAATTTGGAAGTAGTTACTGCAAAGCTAAATGAAGTTGAGGATATGGTGGAAGCATTTGAGGGCTGTCGTGGCATCTTCCACACTTCTGCTTTTGTTGACCCTGTTGGCCTTTCTGGCTACTCT aAATGTATGGCTGAGCTAGAAGTGAAAGCAACTGAGAGTGTACTAAAGGCATGTGCAAGAACTTCCTCAGTAAGAAAATGTGTGCTTACATCCTCACTTTTGGCCTGCATTTGGCGAGAAGACCTCTCTCAAGTAGTTAACCAAGATTGCTGGAGCAATGAATCACTCTGCATAAACAAGAAG CTATGGTATGCGTTGGGCAAACTGAGGTCAGAGAAGACTGCGTGGCAAATAGCAGAAGAAG GCCTAAAGTTAGCCACCATTTGTCCAGGTCTCATTACAGGTCCTgaattttttcaaagaaatcCCACAGCCACAATTGCTTATCTCAAAg GTGGCCAAGAGATGTACGCAAAGGGGTTGCTGGCAACCGTGGATATAATGAGGCTTGCTGAGGCTCATGTATGTGTATATGAAGCGATGAACAAGACTGGATTTGGAAGATATATTTGCTTCGATAAGGTGATTAAAAGAGAAGAGGAGGCAGAGAAGCTAGAAAGCCAAGTGGGAATGCCAAAAAACAAGTTAACTGGAAATACAAACATTATTTCAATGCCATTTGAGCTGTCAAACAAGAAGCTTGTAACTCTCATGTCAAGAACACTTAGACCTTGTTATAATCAGTTTTAG